One genomic region from Vicia villosa cultivar HV-30 ecotype Madison, WI unplaced genomic scaffold, Vvil1.0 ctg.001210F_1_1, whole genome shotgun sequence encodes:
- the LOC131634023 gene encoding uncharacterized protein LOC131634023 isoform X2, which translates to MASNENQPQDDTIDDGYHENIADQEAEIRRGITLMKRVIRDRDRGILLDAHWSESGLLIEPNGSKITSFIGTLVRNAIPITCDDWRDTNLGKAKDKLWIEIQRSFNNLEDNRRKICLKLAGRLLRGFRTFLTRRYLMDANKNFVDADYPERYSSLISREEWVTFKAKRKNPNFRSRSETNRQRASGPPYPYRKGRMGYGRLEQSILTRESSPETSVPPHVLWKEARVGKDGVVKEDVEKVFEKCETLSQSISPDESNDCRSILSRALDIPEYSGRVRGKGFGITPTSLKMKKQKAPRNRELQETLYALQAEVRELKREKELREQASGCKATSDKGSIGCNFQPNLSEGISPCQLYLSSPTYWMVGKGKVHNTLGELLHTRPLPTGCLKVSVDIALEKDALLPHPDDVSDATLVGDAIGSFVAWPSSLISVDDETPTKSKAKDKELPQKIESVASIKEMHAKEIEDVSKGKKPKMVVPKKTAAKKKPTPNKFRSCLFTFLQLSDIPQGNTYLVPMEEDLFGIEYQERIGMEDFEQIFEHTQLGLGIIDTYISGHWFLVAINPIREVVYFLYSLHNDLISTYEAMKELVDTVIQVFRAQRGSQVPKSKANNITWIRVECPEQCNEVDCGFYMLRFMKEILLLNQIEIPSKYFDDFKCATYSRSKLDELKEDWCQFRIELKVE; encoded by the exons ATGGCTAGTAACGAGAATCAACCACAAGATGATACTATTGATGATGGATATCATGAGAACATTGCTGATCAGGAAGCAGAAATTAGAAGAGGAATAACACTTATGAAGAGAGTCATTCGAGATAGAGACCGAGGCATACTTTTAGATGCGCATTGGAGCGAAAGTGGCCTACTAATTGAGCCTAACGGTTCAAAGATTACAAGTTTTATTGGTACACTCGTAAGGAATGCAATTCCAATTACTTGTGATGATTGGAGAGATACAAATTTGGGAAAAGCTAAAGACAAACTTTGGATTGAGATACAG AGGAGTTTCAACAACTTGGAGGATAATAGAAGAAAAATTTGTCTCAAATTGGCCGGAAGACTACTAAGAGGGTTTAGGACTTTTTTAACTAGGAGATATCTTATGGATGCGAATAAAAATTTTGTTGATGCAGATTATCCAGAAAGATATAGCAGTTTGATTTCACGTGAAGAATGGGTAACGTTTAAAGcaaaacgaaaaaacccaaatttTCGGAGTAGAAGTGAAACAAATCGGCAAAGAGCATCAGGTCCCCCATATCCATACAGaaaagggcgtatgggatatgGACGCTTAGAACAGTCTATT TTAACAAGGGAGAGTAGTCCTGAAACATCTGTTCCACCACATGTTTTGTGGAAGGAAGCCCGTGTAGGAAAGGATGGAGTTGTCAAAGAAGATgttgaaaaagtttttgaaaaatgc GAGACTCTATCTCAGTCTATATCTCCAGATGAAAGCAATGATTGCAGGAGCATACTTAGCCGCGCATTAGATATTCCTGAATATTCTGGTCGAGTGAGGGGTAAGGGATTTGGAATCACTCCTACATCCTTGAAGATGAAAAAACAGAAGGCTCCTAGAAATAGAGAACTGCAGGAAACCTTGTATGCACTACAAGCTGAAGTCCGCGAATTGAAAAGGGAAAAAGAATTAAGAGAGCAAGCTTCGGGTTGTAAAGCTACTAGTGACAAAGGTAGTATCGGTTGTAATTTTCAACCGAATCTTTCAGag gGCATTTCACCTTGCCAACtctacttatcgtcaccgacttATTGGatggttggcaagggaaaagtgcataaCACTTTGGGAGAGTTACTTCACACTAGACCGCTCCCTACTGGCTGTTTGAAAGTATCGGTTGACATTGCTTTAGAGAAGGATGCGTTATTACCGCATCCTGACGATGTTTCGGATGCCACATTGGTGGGAGATGCAATAGGCTCGTTTGTTGCATGGCCGTCAAGCCTCATTAGTGTAGATGATGAG ACTCCAACAAAATCCAAAGCAAAAGACAAGGAGCTTCCGCAGAAAATCGAGTCAGTTGCATCAATAAAAGAG ATGCATGCTAAAGAGATTGAAGATGTCAGTAAGGGTAAGAAGCCTAAAATGGTTGTTCCTAAGAAGACCGCAGCTAAGAAAAAACCTACTCCCAATAAGTTTAGGTCGTGCCTTTTCACATTTTTACAACTCTCTGATATTCCGCAAGGAAACACCTATCTTGTACCTATGGAGGAAGATTTGTTTGGTATTGAGTATCAAGAAAGAATTGGTATGGAGGATTTTGAACAAATTTTTGAACATACGCAATTAGGCCTCGGTATTATTGATACATACATAAG TGGACATTGGTTTTTGGTCGCGATTAATCCTATCagagaagttgtatattttctgTATTCCTTACACAATGATCTAATTAGTACATACGAAGCTATGAAGGAGTTGgttgatac CGTTATACAAGTTTTTCGAGCACAGAGAGGAAGTCAAGTACCAAAGAGTAAAGCCAACAACATCACGTGGATTCGAGTGGag TGTCCTGAGCAGTGTAATGAAGTAGATTGCGGTTTTTACATGTTGCGATTTATGAAAGAAATTCTTCTTTTGAATCAAATAGAGATTCCGTCCAAG tactttgatgacttcaaGTGTGCTACTTACTCAAGATCTAAGTTGGATGAACTTAAGGAGGATTGGTGTCAATTCAGGATTGAGTTGAAAGTTGAATAG
- the LOC131634020 gene encoding uncharacterized protein LOC131634020: MINFNISDDVVQTILILVKGHGLFKDSNPFTIMESEIVSHRLRTEHSVLLSAIKVSMVLNSILDDFKAYCAIMRKRMKGVLFNYDTGSAEGFGCTMEAELALKYKYRNVTRNFELLKSFFYKIYNKQVSSRSIGKRKSTNQSSGRSKISKSTSSVNKQYTPNMIKLKERMEKEVKWLTEEFIHKFLVKEFQDPNKCELFLSYDTDKFQNGIKLLI, encoded by the exons atgataaattttaatatttcagatGATGTGGTGCAAACCATTTTAATTCTTGTCAAAGGCCACGGCCTGTTTAAAGATAGTAATCCCTTTACAATTATGGAATCAGAGATTGTGTCACATAGGTTACGTACTGAACATTCAGTACTGCTGTCTGCAATAAAG GTCTCGATGGTGTTAAACAGTATTCTTGATGACTTTAAAGCTTATTGTGCAATAATGAGAAAGAGGATGAAGGGTGTGTTATTCAACTATGACACTGGTTCCGCTGAGGGATTTGGTTGTACTATG GAGGCCGAGCTTGCCCTGAAGTATAAGTACAGAAATGTTACTAGAAATTTCGAGTTGTTGAAAagtttcttttataaaatatataataagcaGGTTTcttctagaagtattggcaaaaGGAAATCAACAAATCAGTCATCTGGAAGAAGCAAAATCTCCAAAAGCACAAGCTCAGTGAATAAACAATATACGCCGAATATGATTAAATTGAAAGAAAGAATGGAAAAGGAAGTTAAGTGGTTAACTGAAGAGTTTATCCACAAATTTTTAGTTAAAGAGTTTCAAGACCCGAACAAATGTGAACTATTTTTGAGCTATGATACAGATAAATTTCAAAATGGTATTAAGTTGCTTATTTAG
- the LOC131634023 gene encoding uncharacterized protein LOC131634023 isoform X1: MASNENQPQDDTIDDGYHENIADQEAEIRRGITLMKRVIRDRDRGILLDAHWSESGLLIEPNGSKITSFIGTLVRNAIPITCDDWRDTNLGKAKDKLWIEIQRSFNNLEDNRRKICLKLAGRLLRGFRTFLTRRYLMDANKNFVDADYPERYSSLISREEWVTFKAKRKNPNFRSRSETNRQRASGPPYPYRKGRMGYGRLEQSILTRESSPETSVPPHVLWKEARVGKDGVVKEDVEKVFEKCETLSQSISPDESNDCRSILSRALDIPEYSGRVRGKGFGITPTSLKMKKQKAPRNRELQETLYALQAEVRELKREKELREQASGCKATSDKGSIGCNFQPNLSEGISPCQLYLSSPTYWMVGKGKVHNTLGELLHTRPLPTGCLKVSVDIALEKDALLPHPDDVSDATLVGDAIGSFVAWPSSLISVDDETPTKSKAKDKELPQKIESVASIKEMHAKEIEDVSKGKKPKMVVPKKTAAKKKPTPNKFRSCLFTFLQLSDIPQGNTYLVPMEEDLFGIEYQERIGMEDFEQIFEHTQLGLGIIDTYIRFLYEKLMHPSGLRQRFAFLAPFNTNLGLIISKPDEVMAGHWFLVAINPIREVVYFLYSLHNDLISTYEAMKELVDTVIQVFRAQRGSQVPKSKANNITWIRVECPEQCNEVDCGFYMLRFMKEILLLNQIEIPSKYFDDFKCATYSRSKLDELKEDWCQFRIELKVE, translated from the exons ATGGCTAGTAACGAGAATCAACCACAAGATGATACTATTGATGATGGATATCATGAGAACATTGCTGATCAGGAAGCAGAAATTAGAAGAGGAATAACACTTATGAAGAGAGTCATTCGAGATAGAGACCGAGGCATACTTTTAGATGCGCATTGGAGCGAAAGTGGCCTACTAATTGAGCCTAACGGTTCAAAGATTACAAGTTTTATTGGTACACTCGTAAGGAATGCAATTCCAATTACTTGTGATGATTGGAGAGATACAAATTTGGGAAAAGCTAAAGACAAACTTTGGATTGAGATACAG AGGAGTTTCAACAACTTGGAGGATAATAGAAGAAAAATTTGTCTCAAATTGGCCGGAAGACTACTAAGAGGGTTTAGGACTTTTTTAACTAGGAGATATCTTATGGATGCGAATAAAAATTTTGTTGATGCAGATTATCCAGAAAGATATAGCAGTTTGATTTCACGTGAAGAATGGGTAACGTTTAAAGcaaaacgaaaaaacccaaatttTCGGAGTAGAAGTGAAACAAATCGGCAAAGAGCATCAGGTCCCCCATATCCATACAGaaaagggcgtatgggatatgGACGCTTAGAACAGTCTATT TTAACAAGGGAGAGTAGTCCTGAAACATCTGTTCCACCACATGTTTTGTGGAAGGAAGCCCGTGTAGGAAAGGATGGAGTTGTCAAAGAAGATgttgaaaaagtttttgaaaaatgc GAGACTCTATCTCAGTCTATATCTCCAGATGAAAGCAATGATTGCAGGAGCATACTTAGCCGCGCATTAGATATTCCTGAATATTCTGGTCGAGTGAGGGGTAAGGGATTTGGAATCACTCCTACATCCTTGAAGATGAAAAAACAGAAGGCTCCTAGAAATAGAGAACTGCAGGAAACCTTGTATGCACTACAAGCTGAAGTCCGCGAATTGAAAAGGGAAAAAGAATTAAGAGAGCAAGCTTCGGGTTGTAAAGCTACTAGTGACAAAGGTAGTATCGGTTGTAATTTTCAACCGAATCTTTCAGag gGCATTTCACCTTGCCAACtctacttatcgtcaccgacttATTGGatggttggcaagggaaaagtgcataaCACTTTGGGAGAGTTACTTCACACTAGACCGCTCCCTACTGGCTGTTTGAAAGTATCGGTTGACATTGCTTTAGAGAAGGATGCGTTATTACCGCATCCTGACGATGTTTCGGATGCCACATTGGTGGGAGATGCAATAGGCTCGTTTGTTGCATGGCCGTCAAGCCTCATTAGTGTAGATGATGAG ACTCCAACAAAATCCAAAGCAAAAGACAAGGAGCTTCCGCAGAAAATCGAGTCAGTTGCATCAATAAAAGAG ATGCATGCTAAAGAGATTGAAGATGTCAGTAAGGGTAAGAAGCCTAAAATGGTTGTTCCTAAGAAGACCGCAGCTAAGAAAAAACCTACTCCCAATAAGTTTAGGTCGTGCCTTTTCACATTTTTACAACTCTCTGATATTCCGCAAGGAAACACCTATCTTGTACCTATGGAGGAAGATTTGTTTGGTATTGAGTATCAAGAAAGAATTGGTATGGAGGATTTTGAACAAATTTTTGAACATACGCAATTAGGCCTCGGTATTATTGATACATACATAAG GTTTTTGTATGAAAAATTGATGCACCCGAGTGGATTGAGGCAAAGATTCGCTTTCTTAGCTCCCTTCAATACCAACTTAGGGTTAATCATATCTAAACCGGATGAAGTCATGGC TGGACATTGGTTTTTGGTCGCGATTAATCCTATCagagaagttgtatattttctgTATTCCTTACACAATGATCTAATTAGTACATACGAAGCTATGAAGGAGTTGgttgatac CGTTATACAAGTTTTTCGAGCACAGAGAGGAAGTCAAGTACCAAAGAGTAAAGCCAACAACATCACGTGGATTCGAGTGGag TGTCCTGAGCAGTGTAATGAAGTAGATTGCGGTTTTTACATGTTGCGATTTATGAAAGAAATTCTTCTTTTGAATCAAATAGAGATTCCGTCCAAG tactttgatgacttcaaGTGTGCTACTTACTCAAGATCTAAGTTGGATGAACTTAAGGAGGATTGGTGTCAATTCAGGATTGAGTTGAAAGTTGAATAG
- the LOC131634034 gene encoding uncharacterized protein LOC131634034: MAFQNFEPIFVEPKLELKPHTSPHLRHFLFHAYAPDSSHLLIHVTDFHSHTWEAHLSVSLLEDIRDIIGIGGSWLEFIDYFVTSLKSEDLKLVLEADSNSDGNQNSYHFYFLLLI, translated from the exons ATGGCGTTTCAAAATTTTGAACCAATCTTTGTCGAACCCAAACTGGAGTTGAAACCTCACACTTCTCCACATTTACGTCATTTTTTGTTCCATGCTTATGCTCCTGATTCTTCTCACTTACTAATTCATGTTACTGATTTCCACTCTCATACTTGGGAAGCTCATCTTTCAGTTTCGTTGCTTGAAGACATT AGGGATATTATTGGAATTGGGGGCTCTTGGTTAGAGTTTATTGATTATTTTGTAACTTCCCTCAAGTCAGAAGATCTGAAGCTGGTTCTAGAAGCCGATTCAAATTCGGATGGTAATCAGAACTCTTATCACTTCTACTTTTTGTTACTAATctga